Part of the Ammospiza nelsoni isolate bAmmNel1 chromosome 6, bAmmNel1.pri, whole genome shotgun sequence genome is shown below.
aaaggagaggatggAGACAAAGTAGGATTAGGTGTttccctggggtttttttctgaatttagaGCAAAGGATAGGAGCCAGAGTTAGAGGAAAAAACCTCCTTAGAATACAACTATTGACTGTGCATATAAGCTGATGAAATCTATTCTAGTTAAGTTAAAACTTATTGgccttttttcagaaaaaacaaatgGTGGCACAAGGTAGAAGGCAGAGAGGGCAGCCAACACTAGTCCaaagaaaaattacaataaaGGACCTATCTATGTAAGGCATACTTATTACAGGAGTTAAAGGAGTAAGAACATGGAAATCCAGTTGTTTTGgagtaaattttatttcttaaattattcAGCATGACTTTTCTCTTAAGCCCAGCAAAGTTAGAGCAATTCTGGCCTAGCTTTTCTATGCTTCAAACTAACTTTATCCCTGGCTCTGAACTCATACTGTCTTCCTACTGCTACTTCAGAAAGAAGTCCCTGAGCTGAGCAAGTGTCTAGTAATGTAAAGTGTCCTCCACTTTTCTTCATGCCTATTTCCAGTTAAGTCTGGTTGTATCCATATTTGCATTTTGATATGGTAACACTCAGAAATGGCCATGAAAGTCAAATGATATCCCAAACCACTTGTTATTGACTGTGAATACGTTGCAGGCATTGTtaattaacaaaacaaaataaacatgCAGCTACTCTGCACATTCATTCAACCAGGCACCTCAGGCAGGGTTCAAGCAGCAGCCCATATGAGAGATGCTATTAATCTGTACTGTACCTACTCTGAGAATCAAGGCATTCTCTCAAAGACTGTCAGTTCAATAAGGCTCACCAACACAAAAACCACATGTAAAGAGAGATAAGGATGTAAGAGGAACAAAGAAAAAGGAGGTTTCAGGAAGAGCTACCTGCCAGCGTACCTCAAAGACTCAAGATTAAAGTGACTGGTTAGAAAAAAAGCCTTCAGTGTATTAATAACACATGGTCATTCACTTCACTCTGTTCCCTGCACTCTGTTCCCTGCACTTTCAGAATATGGCAGCCTTCTGATAGGTTTGACTACAAGATGTTTCTTTGCCAGAAGCATTATATTTACTTTCTGCTGGCATCTACATAGAACAATAATGGAGAATAATAATACTGCCCTTCCTGTCTACCGCTTTTGATGTGGGGTTCTTGAAGCACTTTACTACATTCATGAAATTTCACTCTACTATGTATGTGTTATCCCCAGGTATTAATGAAGGCATTGAAGCCTGGAGAGTTAGTTACAAGCAGAGATGAGAACAAGAATCCAGATTTTATGGCTTTTATCTCACAGACTTAGAACATGCTCATGTCTTTGCAAACCTTTCCTCGACCTAGGTTTCTCTTAAGAAACTAGACTGGTCTAGATTTACAAAAGCAGTAACAACTAAAAAGTGGGTTACTACTATTCTCATTGCGTCAAAAAAGGCAGAAACTGAATTTCTAACAGTTGCGAAGTTTTACTATAAAATTTTGTACAAACATAGAACAAAGACCAATAGTGCTAGAAATCTGTGACTTGCACTCACTGAGTGAGAAAAGtgagaaataagaaatatttctgtagcaATCTTTCTGAACTGACTGAAGAACATCTCAGACAAACTTTGAAGATATAATTGAACCTCTTGCCCTTGAAAGATGTGAGGGGAAAGggtaaaataattattctttgTGAATCTGTGTACTAAAGGAAACTGCCCTGAGGAAGTAGGTGCAATTCTCTTACTGCAGCACTATCTTGCTATGTACTACAAATTAATTTGCATCTAATGAAAGTGGTCTCCAACCACAGTCAAAGGAAGGATGAGATATGTAAGACATGTAGATGTCTAATAACAAGAAAAACCtctcacaaaacaaaaatgtcagTTACAAAGACCCAAAGACAGCATCACATGCTTCTCAGGATACAACAGAAATTCATCCAGATTCCTTCATCTTCTCTTTCATTGCTTACTGTGGGGACAAAACCAAAGTacttcctttccctttgctcATAGAAAAACTAAAGAAATTCTTACTTCAATTAGAAGGCTATTGGGACAGCTGGTTCCACATCTCCTACTGTTTAAGAATGTCCAGataaaggaaactgaaaaatgaTAAAATACTATTCTCCTCAAGTCCACACCTGACTTGATGCTAAACAGGACAGATAATTTGTCAAtgtatttccatttcattttagTAAAAGGTTTCCTTTGccaaagcagaagagaaatgcAGTTAAGTGGAACACCtgtgattccccacacaccctATGTAATTACCAGGGAAGACATTTAGACAGACAGTAAATGACAAGCAGACCAAGCACGGGCAGCTATAATATGACAGACAAGTGGAACAAAACATTTACAGAGGCAAGAAAAGACAGAAGCCTTTCTCCTGAAGTTATTCAATTCCCTGTGTATTAAATATGCCAGATGGGTAGCATGGCTGCCTCAGTTTCAGAAACGGTAGGCTGGCTTCAAAGCAACCCACACAGAAACTGAGTCCCCAATGAATGGAAagaaacatgagaaaaaaacataattaatcaaacaaaaattcctgaaataaGGAGGATCTGGGGAACTACAAACTCATCAGCCTTACCAAAACCCCTGATAAAATGATGAAGCATTGTCAAACTTTGACAGTAGCAACTTCTAGACACATGGTGGTTGGGAACAGAGAGCATGGAAGACAGATTTTGTCTAACCAGCCCTACTGCCTGCTACAGTGAGATGTTCAGACAAGGGGAAAACAGGGGATTATGTTTACCTTGGCTTTAGAAAAGTTTTCCATATGGTCTTCTACAGCACCACTGGAGCCAAACTGGGAGCCATAATTTTTTTGGGCAAATTGAAAAAGTAAGCAAAAGGTGGATGCATCACCAGGCTTAAAGAATATTGATTTGATGCTTCAAAGTCTAACCAGCAGCTGTTATGAGCTGCATTCGTTGATCCTGGGGCAAAGATAACTACAACTACATCAACAATGTGGATGATGGGACGTTCATCCTCATTTCACTTACAGAAGTGAAATTACACTAAACTGGGGCAGCAGTGGATCTTCTGCAGGCTAGTGCTGCCCCTGAAAAGGACAAATAAGAATGGGCCTCAGAAGTTCAAGAGTGGTAATTCTGCATCTGGGGCAGAATAACACCATGCAACAGTATGGCCCAAGGGTCAAGAGCAGCTCCAAACCAAGGCCAGGCTGCCTAGAGGACAaactgtgagcagcagtgagGGCTGTGACACAAGTGACAGACACATCCTGGTATTGGTGAGCACGACCCACAGGCAtgagagaggaggggagcctGAATCTTCTCAGATGTGCACAGCAAGATTGTGAGAGACAACAGTCATAAGAAACTCAGATGTGCACAGCAAGATTGTGAGAGACAACAGTCATAAGAAACAGCAAGACAAATTTTTAGTAGATATGgggtttaagaaaaaaacatggcCAAACACTGGtacaggtgcccagagagggCAAGTAATCTCTCTCCTTGGAGATTTCCAGAACTTACCCATACAAAGCTCTCAGCATCCTGATCTAACTTGCAACTTCATCCTGCTTTAAGCAGGGTGTTGGCCTAGACCTCTGGAGGTGCCTTCCAACCTAATACCTCTCTGTGACTATGCCAGGTAAACTGCAAACCTAAACCACATTTCCACTTCTGAAATAACCTGCCTAATGTAATTACTCTATATTGAGTAGGCCCAAAGGTTCTTATTCACTTACTGTACTCCATGTCCTACACTGACAAATAGATGCCACACTTCAACTGTGAAACTACTGAATTTCAGCCATGTACCCAATGAGCATGATGTATATTGAAGAAAAACAGATTCTACAGAAATAAAGTCTCTGCCAAAGGCAACAGGAGTCCATTCTCATGAGCTATAGTCTGGCTGATCTCACTGTGAAACAACTGGCTCTTCTCACCTTTATAAATATTACTGGATCCCACCCTTTAGCTGATTTGTTTGTCCTCCTGCACTTACGACAACATTAAATTACACTTAGGCAAACCAAAATAGCTTTTTCAGgcagaacaagaaaaataagattGACACTGCATTAATTCAAAGCAATGAGGTTGTGTTTAACTTTTCTTGAAATCAGAGGTACCTACCTGGATACCCACTGAGGCCATAGGCTTTCCACTGGCTAACTGGCTGTAATCCTGCTCTGTAGGCATCTTGATCACTGACTGAAGAAATACTGAGCTGTGATCTGAACacctggaaaaataaaacagatctGGTTAAAAAAAGAGTGAGAAACACAAAACTCATCCAAAAATAGCATCTGAAAGGAAGAGTGCTACCATGCTTGAAGGCAACTCTTGTGAAAATGCCAAATGTACCACAAAGCTACTGCCTCAACAGCTGTGACCAGGACAGGGCAAACAGAGCCAGTACACACTGAACATAAGAATCAAAAGGTACTTACAGGTTTTATCTAGGGATGAGATGTCTCCCActcattaaaaaacccaaacaatatATACCAATGAGAAAAAATTCATCATGATTTGTCCATTTCCATAGTAGGGCCTCATCATCATAAAACATTCTGGTAACTATCATCCTCCATTAGAGAGCAACATACTCATAACACTCCTTACTTTCACAGAACATTCCAATTACAGGTTGCCCATGATCCTAGAGGGTAGATGACTAATCTCATCTCTAATTTCAGAAGGATAAGCAGTACAGCAATGAAGTTGCCAAAGCTGTGATATATGAAGGACTACAGAAACTCTGTCAATTCTGAATGCCACAATGCCAATTCTGTTCCAAACAGCAGGATCAACAGCTCAAGGCTTGGCAAGATGTGTTTACTTGACATACTCCCTTATGTTACAACAACACATGTATTGAAGCTAACATTTGCTGGtaaaaaacctccaaactcATTCTACTGTGTTTCCACTCCCTTCTTCCCTTAGGATAGGGAACTGTCTTGAGGAGGGCAAGGCAGAAGCAAGTTGGTTTTGTTCTGGCTTAGTTCCCCAGTCCAGCTCTCCATGCAGCAGTGGAACAGTACAGGTTCATATAAGGAAAGAGATGGCCAGGCACAGAAGGAATAAACAGGCAGAGACTGCAAGACTTGGTCTATGACACTTATAATGTGTCAAATTAGGGCCTTTGCACACAGCCTCTGTAGTGGGGCATGTGTAAATCAGTCTCTCTGCAGCTGACAGCTCTGGTTAACATTTTCTGAACAATAGGATTAAATTACATACATAGAAGTTCTAAGAAATTCTGAACTATTGCTGGACAGCTTTTGGCAATATGATCAACTTTACCAATTTTTCAGCTCTTTGTCAAAAGCAGCTTTGTGAGTGCCAGCCTTGAGCTTACTTCACAGTCCTGTCCACAGAGCATCCCCAGGAAGTCTCATCCTCTGACCAAAGCTCTGCCACCTCACTGCCTGCTCAAAGTGCTTGCACACCAGCTATTGTCTGGACTTTTGGAGAACAGGAGGTGTTTCTGTGCTGAAGAATTACATGTGCTGAATCAGTTAAACAAGCCTGGTAACAGGGCAGATGGGGTATGTCACACTTCACTGAAGAGCTCAACTGCATGAAGcagttttctgagaaaaaagaaGCAATATTATCCAGGCCAATCTGCCTGGCCAGTGTGTCTTAAAGTGAAACAGCAGATTTTTTAACCTGGTGGaaagaggaataaaatattttttcaccaGTAGTTGCTACCTGATCTTAGAAGGTAACAGGCACAAAGAGTCATTTTGAAAGAAGACAGATCCTTGTGATGTTCTCAAATTGAAATCAAAATGAATTTCCCAGAAGAGCCATAATGCTCTAATCCTTTACCAAATACAGGATTCCAGCAAGCTCAAGAAAGGCTGAGATGTTAACAACTTCCTTAGTTAATTCTAATGCTTCTAACAATTTCATATGGGTCAGGTTTTGTGTTTCATTAGCAACAGCAAAATTAGAGTCCAAAgagatagaaaaataaatagcttaATAGAACACTAACAAGAAAAGACTAAGCATCgaaacaatgaaaaattagGCAAAGTTTCATTTTAACTATACTCCTCACTCCTTTTTTTGACATAAGCTCATAAGTAGAAAATCCCTAGATAACAACACTTCAGCAGATTTGTGTCATTCTTTTGTGAGGTGACAAAACAGAAGACAAGTTTTAAGGATAATTTCTTCATCACTGAAGCCATGGTAAATGACTACGATGGCTCCTActttcagcagtgctgatgACTGTATTCCCCAGCCCACTGTAGCAGCCGAACTCATCCTGATGACTAAGCCAAGCATTTATTATACAGGCGcgagaaaggagaagaaactTGACTGGGGGGAAGGCAGTACCGCATGGGGAAGCTGATTCCAGCCCAGGTTTTTCAGGGCTAAGACAAGGGCTAGCAAGGAAACAGTGTCAGTTCCGAGAATGAAACTCGCCGTGTTTTATGTCCATACATTCTGCTGCTTCAGTATCAAGTGGTTCTGTAAGAGACTTCGAAGTTCCCTAACTGCAGTATAGGGAGCTAATTAAATATTATGAAAGTAAATATAAGGAAAAGTAGTAAATCTGTGACTGTGGCATGGCGCTGGGCAGCGTGCCCCGGCTCAGGGACACCCCGTGCGAGCCCGGCTCTGGGGCCGCGGGCAGAGGGGCCCCgggccctgcccagctgccccgCTCGGCTCACGCTCTCACTTTTAAACCAGCACACGGACGCGTAAGAGGCTCAGCGCTCGACTGCAGCATCCTCTAGACAGAAAGGACGCGGCACCAGGGATTCGGCGTGGGGCACGAAAGGAAAAGGCAGGTGGAGAGAGCAGGCTACAGCGACACCGACACAGCCCCGCACTGAGACACCGCACCGAGGGCGGGACGCGCTCCGGGCCGCTCGCCGCGGGGCGCGGGCAGAAGCAACCCAGCATTACCTGCCCCCCCGGCGCAGAGAAGTCCACCACGCCCCGCAAGTCGGACGCGTCGCGCTGCCGATAGAAGCGAAAGAGCCGGCGGAACGcatcctccccaccctcacGGGTCAGGGCCGCCGCCGCCATTTCGGgccggccggggcggggccgcccctCCCTCTCTCCGTCCCTCCCTCTCACCGCAGTCCCGACATGGCGGCGGCCAGTGCGGTGCGGACGGTCGGGCGCCGCTCCCGGCGGCTCTTCGACATCTTCGTGGCTGAGATTCCCTGGACGGTGTCGAGCAGTGAGTGTGCGCCCCCCTCCCATCCCTCGCCGCTGCTGGGGCCGGTGGGGTTGGGCGGCCTCGCCGCGTGTGCCGGCACAGGCCGGCGTGGGCCAGGGCGGCGCGGCTGCGCGGAGGCGCCGGGCCCGGGTAACCTGGTGCGTTTTCCCACAGAGGAGCTGAAGGAGTACTTCTCCCAGTTCGGGTCGGTGCAGAGGTGCCAGCTGCCTTTCGTGAGTACCCGCGCCTCCTCCGGGCCGCACTTCGTGTCTTCTCGGCGAGGCGGGAAGAGCCGCCGGCTGCTCCTGCGGCTGAGGCCTTGCCCCGAAGCAGCTCCCCCGCTTCCTTGGAGCTGCAGTCTGGACCCCTCATCTTGAACTCTAGTGAGGTTTTCAGGGCTCTCTACCCTTAGCTCCTTCTTCCAGGAGTGCCACTAGTTGTCTGCCAGCGCTCGGCCTCATTGAAGCTTAGTGGTTTCCGTTGGCTTTCAAAGAGCTTTACAAAGTACATCCTTCAGCATCCTGTTGATGCTGCCATTTCTGAATAATTAATCTAAGTGCTTTGAGCTTCTCTATAATCGTGTTGACATTTTTCAGACAGAGAATAAAGTTTTTGTGTGCCTGGTCTCACTGGCCAAAAACTAAAGATGTGGGTATGAACCTACCGtcttttcctgctgtggatTAAGACCCCGTCCAGAGTGCAGGGCTAACACAAAACCCATAACCTCTGCGGGGTGCTGCCAGTGCCTCTGTCGTTTAGGCTGTTTATCTTCTGAGTGTATAGATCGGGGATTGTAGTATCTagtgcattttttaaaagatgaacGGTCAAAAAAAGTGTTCCTTTGCAGGTAAATTGCAGGCATTGCTTGAAGTGTAAAGGTTCTGTCTGCTTGTTTCTCCACTTGAAGTAATCCTGTTAAATTAAGCTCAGTGGGTAGTGAACGTCAGTTAGTGAGCTGATGGGTTCACTCCGTGTTGAGGATTAGTTTGGCAATGGAGAAAGTTTGAAACAGGCTGGTTGTTATGAACACTTGAAGCTTAGGTGCCTGCCTATCATATTTTCCCTCAAGCCCAGGTCAGACTGCATTGTTTTGTTGCGAAGTCTGGTAGCTTACCACAAACTTACCTCCATCACAGGTTCAAGTGATGCATGTGTGTACATTAACATTCAGTGAATACTTGAGGAGTTTCATTACTGCTTAAAACCCGGAGGTACAAAAATCACCAGTGCAGGACAGCCTAATTTAGACATCACTGTGGTACTGAAACCAGCAGTACCTTGTAGGTGGTTTGGAAGTGCTGCCACTTATGCCTGATGATGAGAGTGGCTGAGCTGTTGTGAACTCGGAGTGGGATCCGAGTAGGGACAGAAGGCACTTGGCTTTTTCTCATTATCACCTGTTTATTGACAACTGTCTTTTCTGACTGGCACATCATTTCTAAAAATAACGTTTTTCTTTTTAGTGCAGTTAGTGCTTGTCATTCTGAATGGCACTCTGCTTTTGTAGTGTCTTAAGCAGCTGCTTTATCTTGCTGAATGTTGTTCAAGTACTGTGGCCATTTAAATGTCAGTTCTGTTGTGACTGGCTTATTAGTAGATAAATACTGCGGTTAGAAACTACTGTCTATATATTATTCTAGGCTTCAACTGTATCTTAAGATCGtgattttttgttattattgcTAGATTCAAATTGAGAGGCATGTAGAACAGCCTGTGCTAGACCCCTCACACTATTACTGACACCAAATGTCTTAGTGTGAAAAAGGCTCCTGAAACAGCAAGTGTGCCAATTCCTCTGACAATTTCTGAATCTTTAAATGCAATATCTGTAGAAAGTTTTTAACAGCCTATGTGAATATTTCCTGTAGTAattgcattttggttttttttacctgGTAATTAGAACAGAGATACAGGCTTTCACAGACGTTATTGCTGGATTAAATTCTCAACTCCAGAAGAAGTTCAGAATGTGTTACAGAAGGACCCCCACATTCTTGAAGGTTCCAAGGTAACGTGCTAATTCCTTTATTACCTATTATATTCTTTCGAAGTGTGGTTAAGAATCTTAGTCACTCAGTGTGCTTTTAATGTTTTGTAAATCATTACCACTTCTGTTTATTCTCTCCTCTCAACCTGAGTTGTTAGGGGTCAAGATCATAGAGATACCAGAGAGATCACACTCAAGAGACCAAAAACTCCTGCTATGCTAAAGTAATGTGAATGCAGTAAAACTGGTTGGGATGTGCTGTGCAACTAGTTTGCAGTTTGTAATGCAGGTTTCTGCAGGTGGGTTCCAACATCTAATCCAGATGTTGAGTGGCAGGGGGAACATGATAAAGAAAGTGATGCTAAGCTTtgaatttcagtgaaatttatGTTTTCTCCAGCTGTCATTTCATACAGGAGAAATCAGCTGCTTGCTTTCATGTGTTCAAGACAACTCTAAAATTGCTTTAGTGTAGGGTCTTGTTCTCTCCATCTTTAAGATTTTAAATGTTAgtaacacaaaaaataaaagtttggCAATCTCAGTGCATTAATGTATGGCATCGAGCCACTGTACACATCTACTACACATACTAAAGTGTCTGTCCTTGACTGGTCAGCTGGAGCCAGACAACTGTATCCTCCAGCTCCActccagcacagaaacacagcaaagcCATCTCACCACTTTCTCAACATTTAGTGTGCAGTGGTACTGACAGATAAGGAATAAATAACAGTGAGTCAATGGCTGCCCAAAGCCATTTTATTAACAGCTCTCGTATCAAAACAATTAGAACGTAGCATCTGGTATGTTCCCTAAATGGGGGATTTTCTTACAGACTTACATGTGCTTCAGCTGATAAAACTACTCAGATGGTGTAGTAGAGAGTGAAACCATGAGCAACAGGCAGGCTGGTGTATCACACATAATCAGTTCAAGCTTTTGATTAATTAATAAGAATTCTTCAATATCCTTTTGACAACTAATTTCTTATTTTGAGACTTCAAATGCTAGGAGATAGTAAAAGGAATTGATGATAGACTTCAGTGACGCAGTATTTTGATCGTGGTAAAGTATTTCACTTGCCATGGTTCATATTACTGCCCAAGTCATCACTGTTTGTGGTTACTTCAGTACCTATTCCCAAGAAGAACCAACCTGCAAGTTCCACCTGGTACAAAAATGGGAGCAGAAATTAAGACTCCTTAAACTGTGATTAGATTGGCAGTAGGTTGGTCCTTCATAAATTGTGTTGAAATTGGATATCTGTTTGCAATTACCAAATTAGGTACTAGAAATAACGTAGTATTTAGTGGCAATTTCCTGgaaaattttgctgctttttgttctTGAATCTGTAAGCTTAGCCACATGCATTTAACTGCCTAGGCTTCAAAGACTATACTCTCACAAGAGGTGCATGCTAAGAGGCTTCTTTGtagtgaaataaaaagcagaaagtaaGCTGtagttattttcatttcttagaAAATTCAGGCTGCTCTAGATTACATGAGCACTTTTCCCAATTTTTCTAGGCTAGCTTTAGACAGTTACTTTTTATTAATTCCAGTTGAAAGCACAAGCTTTTAAGATGCATTTTGCTGGTACAACTAGCAATTGCTGTGGATATATATTCAACTTTTGTGTCAggaaagccctggctgggggtTATGAAACTGAATTGGTTATAAATGTATCTTCTGCTTCCTGTATCAATGTTCTGGGTtatcagaaatgaaaaataaactttcttGCCTAGCTGatttaattaatttccattGTTTTCAGCTCGCTCTCAAACAGCAGCTCCGTAGAAGACgcagtcaaagaaggagtcagagtgAGTGAGTGGTGGAAGGAGGCTTTATTTCACTAAATGTAAAGAAACTAAAATAAAGATTACTGAGAAACTATGAATGAGTActtgttttaaaacagaatCCAGCTGTTTCCCCTCCCTTGTTCAAAAAACTGTATAGCCACACTAAAATACTGAATTATTAACACCCCAGCATCTGTTACAGCATAAGATGATCATTATATACAGCAGGAAAGCTCTTAACAGATGAAGTCAAAGCTTCAGCTACCTACAAAAACTAAAGCTGTAGGAAGGAGGCTACATTCTTACCCTGAGGTGCTGGGCAGTGGGGAATCAGCAAAGTCAGAACTTGCTAAAGAATAATTAATTTCCTTATGAAATGTTTCAAAGTGGTCTCCATGTCTTCTCTCTCTTCAGGTAGCTGTCCCATGTAGAAGAGTTAGTGTGTGTATGTATCCACACGGCCAGAGTTGTGAACTGCTGTGATACAATGCCATCCTCCTGTACACTCAATATTAAAACCCCTTTTGCATGAAGTCCAAGCTTGCAGTCCATTTCCCTACCTCTCAAGGAGCAGAGGCATTCagtccttcctcctcttcttgcTCTCGTGCTCGTGTTCCTTAGGGCGGCTGCTGTCTGATGGCCGTTTAGAGCCACCGTGTTGCTTGGCTTCCTCCAGAAACTTGTCCAAACCAAATGGATCCTCCTCAAATTGAACTGGTCCATCTCTGCCCCTGCCTCTGGTGCTACGATCCGAGTTAGAAAACTCTTTGTCAGGAACAAACCTGTAGGAGAAGATGATACTCAGTTGACTATCTTCAAAGTACTAATTAAGAATATttcttaaatttatttccttaccTGTTGGTCTTTATTCGAGCCTCTAGATCATCACCATACATATCCTTATCCAGATTTTTACTTGGCCTGTAGATGTTTTGGGCCATATCCTTGCCACTTCTCCAAGGCTGGTCATAAACATTATAAATTTCATCCTCTCCTCCAGCAAAGCCACTATCCATaccctgtgaggaacagcaGAACAGCACAAGTTCTGTTAAATCGACAAAATGTCAGCTAACTTACTTTATCAACAAAATACATTGATGATGTTACACAAAGATGACATGGCGTGATTTACAATTGATTTCAAATGAGTCCAAGCACTTGATGAGGATGTGAGTGGGTTTGGGTCTGGGATTAAGTCCAGAGAACATCACATTACAGGCCTCAGTCCTTCCTACTCTTCCAAATAGCAACAGCAAGGATCACAAGCCATCCGCATTTCAGAATAATGGATCATTTCAGTCTGCCCTGCAAGTGCAGCTGTCTGTAATAGCTGAGTACAGCCATACAGAAATGGGTATTATTCagaatttctggaaaaaatgaTTTAAGCTGACTGATCCAAATCGCACAGAGGCTTATATGAACTCTGAAAGTGTAAGTATCTGCTTGTTCATTTTTGGTTCATCAGCTTTCCCTCCTTGCCTGCAAGTCTTTCACTGGAGACATGAAGAAGAGTGATTGACAACTGCAGGTCTATTGAGGGATTTGCTGAAGCCAAATCTATTTTGTCATCTCTGAATAGTATGAAATTCAGGGAAAATAAATGTTGCTGTTAACTCTCTATCTTCAGAAGTATCAACACAAGCAGTAATGGGAATAAAAAGTATTTACTTGGTCCTCTCTGAAAGCAGATTTCCTATTCAGTCAGTACATTTGtacaagagaagaaaatgaggtCACTGCAGCTTGAGGGCAAAATAGTTTTTCTCCCCACTCCCAAGTGGGGAGAAAAATCACAACAAAAACTCTTTAATCTAgctataaatttaattttttttgcatagGCTCTTGATAAAGGAAATCAATAGTTTTCTAAGCAGTtatgtaaagattttttttctgaatgtatCCACAACAACCATGAGAACAGCCTCTCTTTATTATTCTGTCTGTACCCACAAAGGAATGATGAGCATGTTCTCATTGAAAGCTACACAGCTTTCTAtgaaaagaaa
Proteins encoded:
- the SLIRP gene encoding SRA stem-loop-interacting RNA-binding protein, mitochondrial encodes the protein MAAASAVRTVGRRSRRLFDIFVAEIPWTVSSKELKEYFSQFGSVQRCQLPFNRDTGFHRRYCWIKFSTPEEVQNVLQKDPHILEGSKLALKQQLRRRRSQRRSQSE